GTCCAGAGAAGTCAATAAATGTCCTGGTGGGAAAGTCTTAAATGTACAAGCAAATGCGATATGGGATTATTGGTTTTTGAACATGTAATAAAAGCGCTGTGGTTTTATTGGGTTTGCCTGGTTACGGTTTTGTCATACAgacagtgttttctattagctGCTGGATCTGAGATCACTCAGAGGGCAAGGGCACGGAGTTAAATCATAAAATCAGGGCAATCTCTTTCCGTGAGAAAATTCCATTAACTCTGGCTCACCTCCGAGTCCATTTTATTAGCCTTGTGAAAGATTGAAGCCACATGGTGTCACAACCATAACTCTGGTCTTATGTTATCTTTGATTTCCACCTGCTAAAGCCATCGTCCCTAAACTCACTAAAACACTTTTGGGCCActgctttgttcttttctttctgtgatgCGATTTCCTATGATTAATCACTTTTCCGACCTCACCCCCGTTTCCCCGTCTCCTGACCATGTCCACGTCCACCCGTGCGCTTCCACGCCATCTGGCTCCTCCAGCCAGCGAGAGCTCCGAggtggagaggctggaggatcTGCACAGGCGAAGGAACGTGCTCGCTGCCTTCTGCAAACTCATACTGCACGGTGTGCTGGAGATGAGCATGGCAGCCGAGGTCTTCATGTACTACACGAAGGTAAAGGTTGAATACTTGATAAGAGCTcggcctttttttttccaagcgTACATTTTCACTTTCCTGCTGAGAGAAGGATTGGAAGATCAATAACAGACTTacagctgtacagtaaatatgaaacGAAACCCTGGAAACAAGGAGAAACTGTGTTTCAGTCGAccaaacaggctgcagacggCAGCCGTGCACTCAGGAAAGTTCAACGAGCAACTGATGCTCAGACGCacatatgaaaatatatatcaTGGATGATAAATATTCCACATGTTTGTTGGGagatttgcttttatttttaactctaAACATCAATTCAAATTTTAGTCcagttgtttttctgcagaaatCTAAAGTGTGAAACGTTTTAGTTGAAAACCTAGTTCCTGAATGACATGTTCCTTTTCTTTGCCTCCAGTTTTACAACGACTTTGGCGACATCATCAAGGAGACGATGTGTAGGACTCGTCAGATGGACAAGATAGAAAGTGCTCGAACGCTGGCGCTTTCTTTGCAGCAGGTATTCGCTCCTTACGCATCATGACTCACACAGCTCGGCCACGCGGCGTTTAGAGGCCGACGATTttctctgcttcctgcagcttttcatgCGGCTTaaaaaggagcaggagagcgGCCGGAAGGCTCAGCCGGGGGTCCAGACCTTCACCAGCATCAAGGAGCTGGCCCGGCGCTTCGCTCTGACCTTCGGAGACCTCGTCAAGTTTCGCGAGTGCGTCGTGATGATCCACAGGTCAGCGggagcgtcctcctcctcacgttTTTTCCAGCTTGAGGTTTCTCACAGGTTTCTCCTTGTTGACGTGCAGGAACGGCATCGAGTACGTGTTTCAAGGGTTCAGCCAGACTCCAGAGGCGCCTACGCCGCCGTACCTCTCCTTCCTGACCATCCTCAGCGAGTTCTCAAGCAAACTGCTCAAACCAGACAAGAAGACTGTGTAAGTGCTGCACAGGCCCAAAGGCTCAGCCAGCCTCCGGGGATGTCTGATAGTCTGCTCGTGTGCGTCTAGGTTTTCCTACCTGCAGAAGCACACGGCAGAGCACATCATCAACCTCAGGGAGAACCGCTGGCAGCCGCTGATCTACTACCGCGCTTCCCTGTTGGCTGCAGCCGAAGGGGAGGACGCCGCGTCCTACGTCAGCTCTGACAGGAAGCCCTGCCGCTCTCCCGTCTCCAGGCAAAAGCCAGAAGGTACTGAAGTTTGGACGCACTCGTTTTGATGATGAACTGCTGCATCATGTGTATGTTTCTCAGGTTGCAAGTCACCGGGTCCACTGAGCCCCACCGACTCCAAAGTTAGTAAAGTTCACAGGTCCAGCTTCAGCCTGAGGTGAGATTCAAGTTTATATTCAGTCCCTTAGTCATGAAGCAGATCTTCAGATTGTTGTTTTAACATCTCAACTCCTCAGCCATCAGAAGACAACAGAGTTGGATCCATTTTCTGTCCCTTTTGAGCCTCCTGCAAAAGGTCTAGGAGCTGAAGAGCCTCTGCTCGACACCAGCATTGAGATGGACGACGAcactgtggaggtggagctgtaattacgaggaggacgaggagacaACTTCCTGAGCACCTTGTGTTGTCTTCTGTGGTCAGATGTCCAGAAAACTCATGCATGTTGTTGCAAGATTGTCTAACAGGGTTTTGAACATGATGTATATTATGTCTTTAAGAATACGTTTAGAAAATTCTGTATTTTTTCATAAATCAACAAATCTCATGGAAAGAAGCCAATGACActtcaattatttaaaaaccaGTTCTGATATTATGAATCAATAGAATATGTATGTATAGAGCATCATGCAgtctaaaaaaacaaatgtggaaaAATCTGCCactgaaaacaatcaacaaaaATGTTGTTATCTCCTATTCAGCTAAAATCCACAGTGACTCAAAACCACGACCCCCAAAACAAGACAAGTCTCCATGGGAATTGTTGAAAAGCTACAGAAAACTCATCAGATGTCACTTTACATCTAGGatcacattttactgttttcttttgAGGACCAAGTGTATCAACCTATAAGCTTTATTTTAGACTGTACTTAAATGTTACCATGTAATTAGTCTTTTTTAATCACTCAGGTCAATTATTTGACTTATCTTGggtacatgtaaatgtaaattttgCTTTGCTGTCCTGTCCCACGTGCCACTATTATTATAGAAATACTTGTCAAAAAATAACTTATTAAACAATATCTATTAACCAAGACTTTATTATTCAATTAAAgagcaaaacattttaaaattggTTCCTTTTGTTCTGTCAAAGTAACTTTAAATTAAGCACTTTATAGCATAGAAAACAGTGTCTAAAACACTTGCCAAAATCATTTACAACACAGCAAGcaccaaataaatatttacagttatTTATAAATTGATCTCTAATAATTTATAacttcatctcacacacacagtgagctcATGTCATAATGCACGCCTATACAAATATACTGGGCAGCAGGTCAACTATGGCTTGTTTGGCATTTACACTTCCTTCTCATCGCAGCAAATGAACAATGGTTGAATTTACAGCCTTTAGGAAACCAGAACGATCACTGGAATGTAACATTAGCCAATGACTGCAGAACCTGATTTAAATCCATTGATTCAGGGAGCCAGTGTGTGAAGAATGGAGTTTAGCTTATATGAATATGACAACACaatattaatgttaatgtgACTGAAAGCCGCTCTGAGCATTATGTACACAAATATTACATGCAGAACACGCAGTTTCCTGTGGTGAGAGAGGAGCAAAGGTATAAAGTGTGCTGGTTGTCAGAAGAGAATATTAGAATGTCTGGTACAGTGTCATACAAATCTACCTGCTGCTTAGACCCAAACAACACGAGCAGTTGTCCAGCATATCTGAGCCTATCAGTGCTCCAGCTGCATTCTGCATATGGGAGAAAGAAAACCAGACCTGAACCTGATCGGTAACACTGCTGTTTCAGCTCCGTTTCTGGAAGCACCCGCTGCTCAGCAGGCCTGTGAGAACCAGAGTCATTCAAAGTCATCCGCGTACTCGTACTCATCCAGGTCCAGGTTGCAGTGTGGACTGGGGATCTCAAAGAAGTGTCTCTTTGTCAGACCCAGCTCAGTGGAGATGTGCTGCCCTATAGGGCTCAAAGGATTATCATACCTAGACAGACACAAGGAGAAAATACATCGCTCAGACAGAGTTGACTTTTAACACATGCTACAGATTCCATGATGAACACATGAAGGATAATCACATTAAGGAAACAGTTTGACACTtgggaaatattttatttatttttgtcatgaGCTGTGAGATTTATACCTTTGTGTGGTAAGTAAATAAGTTGTTCACACTTGAATAAGTGAGCCAGTGCTTTTGGAAAAACAGTCAGATATATTTCCCAATATGTCAAAATATTCCTATGAACTCACAGGAGATAACGAGAGACGTAGAAGCAGCATATGAAGTCACGGACAGCGAAGGAAGAATAAAAACAGGCTGTCAGGCTCCTGCTCATGCACACGTTTCTCCCCTGACTAACAAAAGGCAAAGTGGCAAGAAAAGGTAAGTCAACCTTTGGAGTTACCCACATTGATGTAGTAACAAAACAGATTAAGTAACTTACAAAACTTAACAGAATGCTCCAccacagaggaagctgctgctggacctggTGTTTAATAAAGTAAGGGAAGACCGTATTGTCTCTTTTACAATGCAGAAACCCAAATAAGATACAGGCTGCACCTGATTTCTTGCCACTTTATTCTGTCTGACTGCTCATACTGGTGGGGTGTGGGTAAAGCGAGGAGTGGGTTCAGCACTGGATTTACCCAGTGAGGAGGAGTAGAAGAGACTTGTCCCTGCTGTACCCTGAGTGTCTTACCTGCTCTGGTTAACAGCCTGTCTTTAGCAGTCGGTGGAGCTCCTAAAACCGCCACACAACATACCTGTCAACAGCTTGATCTACCACTGGCTCTGCTGTTAGACACAATCCTCACAACCTCAGTCAGCCTGCTCAGGTCTTTGTTCATTAAGAACACAGCTAATCTGATCTTAGAACCTCTGACAAATATTTTCATGTTCAGACCAGACATAGCCAAAATAATAACACTGCTATATTATACACATGCAGAATTGACACAAGAGTGAAggattttcatttctttttttcttctatgTGAAGCATAGTTTGATATATTTGAACCTAAAGATGTAGCTGCAGTCATATCTGACAGATTGTAGCGTAAAGTCAGACTTACACATCATTGCATTGATTGTTTGCAACCTCCTCTGCCACCAGGATGTCGTACTCCTCTGCAGCATACTTCTCCCAGTCTGACACCTCTTGGCCGTATGTCTCCAGCTCCTTAAAGACATGTCACGTTACATGATGCAGATGACCTCTGACAGACACATCTGGGTCTAATCTTACCCTTACAAGAGAGAAAGGGTCTTTCTGCTCGTGGTCCAGGTACTTCTCAATGTTGAAGAAAGTGTCAAAGAAGATGTGGGACAACTTGCACTTCTTAAGGTCTCGCAGTGTGATTTTACCTGCATGAGATTAAATCTGTTTACTTCATACAGCTTTATTCCAAAATGATTATTTGTGCCATGGTTAATGAATCATTTTAGACTTCTTATTTAGAGATTTTCAGACTCCATCTGGTGATCGACTACCTCAACTCTACCGGTCTAACCTTTTCATGCAGTTGACTCTAAAGCTCAGATGGCAGCAAAAGCATCTTTAGCTTGAAGCATACAACAGAACTTCCTGAAGGTGAGCTTTGATGGATGTCTGAAGGCTGCCGCTGAACAAGTGTGACTATTCATTAAGTTCAGTATCATCAACTAAAAGCTGCATATTTTGCCAAGCTCAATGGGATCTATTGAAGCTGCATGAACCTCTGGAAAtgtattaaaatttaaaaaaaaaaaaaaaaaaaaaaagggtctGACCTTCGACCTCAGGCTTGACAAGGTCAAGCATCTGACAGAGGCAGTCCTCAAATGAAAGTGGCTCAATGGCCATGGCCTCCAGCTTCTGGCACTGCTCCTCATAAAAGAACTCCAGCTCATACATGCTAAGAACTCCATCCCCATCCAGGTCCATACACCGGAACCAGTACTCTATACTGGACACAAATTAAACACATGAACAGTGAGTCCAttgagaaagagaaaatgcagttgAAGTATATGTGTCCAATTTGTCAGTGCACTTGCATTGACAGCATCAGAATCCTGAAATCTGTGCAGCTAAATCATATTCACCTACTCTACCATTAAGGTTATTACTTACACATGTACATTTGATTGCTGTGGAAAGTTCAACCGTTTACTCTTTAGTGAACCGTAAATTAAGAATTGCAAATTGCCTGACTTGCAAGCTGACTAAAAACTAATTGGTCTAACTGTTGGCAGAAAGCAGCGATCAGGCCACAAAGAGGTTTTACTGTCAAAACTATAAATCTAATATAAAGGCCATGCGGTAAATAAGAATCATTGTGGGGGCAGGTTGTGTGTCTAGATACCTGGTGTCCGTTTTCTTGTCCTCCTCAGAGATGAGAAACCAGACAAAATCTGCATAACTGAGACGTCCCTCCTTATAGACCCGCCTGTCCCTAAAGGAGCACATGTTACTCATAAATGCAGCGGACCAACATTCTTCATCAGACATTTAGCCACTTCACACATTTTCGCTCACCTTGTCACTGTTCCTGAGAATATTCTCTCAATCATCTTTTGTGAGATGGCTGGAAAATATGACAAACGATAAGCTACAAAGCAGATTATTGGGAAAAACCGTTTCACTTTCTCATTTTAAATACAACTTTGACCACAACACATGTAATCCATTCTCACAGACTGTAAATTCAGACTGGCTAGTGTAGctcatttttaaaattttgacAATACTATAAATCCTTTAGTCATCCTTTTGACCGTATAGTGGTAGATATTGCTCCAGACATAGCGTCATTGGAACAGAGTGTATATCCTGCCTTCTTATTGATCTTACGTCTCATTTCCCCTGCTTCACTCATAGACCATCAACCAAGAACATGTGTTGTGGGCCATGTGAGGAGGAAGCATCAAGTCTTTTTACcccaaaatgtgtgtgtaaataggAGGCCTGGACTTAATAACatttacaaatacattttttattaatgtaCAAAGCCTCAGCCTACTAACTGAACAAATGAGAAGAGGGCTTCTCTTGTTCTGACAAAACTCTTATATGATTGATATGATGAATCTAATGAATTAAGTACCCACACATTAATTCAGTTTGATGGGCAATCAGTATCTACttgtaatagtaataataataataataataataataattattaatgaaaTGTCTGCATCTGTCTGCAGGTTGAGTTGTGCACCTTGGTCATTGTGCCGCGTCAGGTCCTTCTGGTCAATGTAGAGGTCATGGTCTGTGTCCAGCTCCCAGAACTTGCAGTAGATGACATAGAAATGTTCATAGGAGAAGAACTCTGTGAGCTGGTTCACGTCATTCTCCTGCTCCAGCAACGCCACATTCTGacgaaagagaaaaaaatgtttaatgattaaatatgaataaaacttttctacttctcctgcagcagttttgtttttttaatctcaatTGTACCTGTAGAAAATTACTTTTCCTGAGCTCAGAACATGTTATTTTTCCAGTCCACGACCGGTTAACGTTGTAAAATATCCTCTGAATCACCTGAAGAACAGAGAACACTGTTAGCACCAGAGAAGTcatcattttattgtttaagCCTGTGATTTATCAGTGGcaaaatgctgctgtgtgtcttgGTACCGTGGTGATGTATCGGGAGTGAAAGTCTGGCGCCTCCTTTAAAAAGGCCAGTCCTGCATGTGAGTTCACCACATCCTGAAAACAATTACAGAACAGCTCAGTAAAATTAACAAGTACGATATAATCAGCTTTTTACAGTTTCAATGTTAAATGAAGAACACATCTCTCCTCATTTTCCTTAATAGATGTGACATTCAAAGCAggaaaataaatgcaaatgtatcCAAACATCCTGAGCTGTCTGAGTTGGTGCACATcattctgctctgctttgttaagTGTGCTCCAGGTCTGGTTGGGAGAGGCCATCcaatttaaatgtttgttaaagTCTAAAAACACTGGGTCAACCAGTTTGTAGTGAGCAGACGCCTTTCTGATCAGACAGCAAAGTCTGATGTTGTAGTGGCTGCTCCTAACGTTCCCTCATTTTGATGCTACTAAGTCACGGGAGGTGTGCCACATTTCACATGAACTACATTCTTGTGTTGCCACTGCcaatccctccctccctctctctgctttaTTCTCCCCCCTTCTCTTCTTCAGCGAGAAAGAACTGTTGACATAAATATGAAGGCGGCAATGAAATTAAAAGGCTTTATTTCAGGGCAGCCGTCGTGCCTCTTTGACTCTTACTGTGAGAAATTAAATCATAGAGAAACACATAAATCACAGGGCACAGGAAACAGGCGGGGACAGTCAAATCTACTCCACAACAATCCGCCTTTCATTCATCAAAACAGTCAAAGGCGATTCGCCGCGCGGGACCATACAAATTAAACATTGGTGCCACAGGGCATCTGTGCTGGTATGCTAACGGGTGTTCACTATGGCCCCCAGTGCTCCTGCCAGAATAGAAATGAATCAGGTACAGGGTGGGGCCAGTGTGGTGCACTACCAGCCTGTCAGGCAGTGTTACAATGCAAATAGCCAGCAGAGCACGTCCACACGCTAACCTTGACTAAagcctttgtttttttgctcAGTACTGAAATTTTTACAATATATTTTCTGGAATGGCTGTGATGCTATAATTGGGTGTATTTCATGAGACAGTCATCTCCAGCTTCTTCATGTAAATTTCTGCTGATTCTGAATCTCCCCTTCACTGTATCCAATGGCCTAAAGTAGCATCCCTTGAATTAGTCCGCCGCGACACGAAAAAGCACTGCCTCAGCAGGACAGTTCAGAAACGAGGTCCAGTTTTCGCCACCGGCCAAGCCAACGCAATTTTGCCACCCAGCGCTGCCAAGTACAGCCCTCTCCCTGGGTGTGCTGCAGCCAGTACCTGCAGGAATGGAATAAAGTCGTCTTGTTCCAGGTAATTACAGCCAGGCTTGGCCAAGAGGTGAACAAATTTAGAAGAGTCATCGTGACAGGTCTGCAGAGTTCTggaaaggaaaagagagaaCAGATGGTTGAAAGGTTCCTACTGCTTTCTCCCCttgctctgctgtttttatcATTGCTTTACAGAGACAGGGTTTAAACAGTTGCCCTAAAAAATGCAAGTGTCAGTATAATACATTCTGAAATTAGAATTCTGAATTGCTGCCTGGTCATTAAAAGTGTGGGGTGTTTCCGGTAGTGACGGGAAAGGAACGGATCAGTCATGAACTCAAGTCAAAGGTCAGGTCTGTCCAGTTCTCTGGAGGCTCCCACATTAATACAACACCATGCATAAAACAGCAGTCAGCTAAGTGCACTAATGCCAATACAAAGGCTGCATATAGCCCTTTAATTTCATCAAGAAAGAGTCTGAAGTGATGCTTTGACTTATATTCTGTACATTTACAAAGCATCTAGTTTATGCCGGGTGTTTGAGGGCTTTGTGATGAATTATCTTTAATTAGAAATGGTGAAAAGACATAATAGCTGTATGTGCTTCTTGTGATCAGTGTGAACtgattattattgtttagaAGTGACTTCATGAACCGTCAGGCTGTGAGTGACTGTGCCAGTGGCGTAATAAGAATAAGAGGGGCTTTTGTCTTACTTTCTCCACATAGCTACAAATTTGTGAACAGACACGAAGCCCGTCCTGTCGCCTCCAGCGGAGTTGAACAATGGCACTTTCCAATAGAGAGGGCACTCACAGGCCTAAGGAGAAAAAGATACATGTGATACATTGGTGTTAAATGGGAACTCACGCTTCACACACGTGGCATTTCAGAGAAAAACAGCCCAGAAACACGTGACACTGTTTGGGAGAGAAAACCTGAGTTACATCACTCAAAGACTTCCCTGAGGAAATCTGGGTGTCATTTCTGTCTGGGGTTCCCCTCAGGTCATTTCTTACATACCTTAGGGAGACGATATTTTCTGTGGGGTTTCAAAATCCGCAAATATTCATAATGTCAGAAGCTAAATGGcactaaaaaaataatttactgGGTGGCAGCTAAACCTCCATGCTACAGAGCACACTCTCACCTTGGCAACTTGCCCCATGTCCTCAATGGTGGCCCTTTCATTTGGGAATTGGGAAAATATTTTCTCAATTTTGGAAATGAGACCGTCGATGTTGAGGTTGGCTTGGGGCCGTCCCTGTGGGAAGTAAAACTTTGGAATGCTTTCACTCAGTGCGGTGGTGACCGGCTCCTCCGTCCTCACCTGGGCCTGGGACGAACAGAAACAAACTGTTAGTCACTGATGCTAGAAAACCCCGGCacctctctgctccacattcTGGCATGTGCTGCTGAGGATTTGCCTGTGCACACTCTTAACTGCTAGCACTCATATAACCACAGCGCTCAGCACCCCAGAGACTCATCAGGAAAGAGCTGAGACTACTCAGCAATCACAACCACTATCCATTCATCTGGGATAATTACACCTGTGGTAGTGATTCTCCTATAATGTTTGAGTGATATATAGAACATCTCCATGCAGATGAGTCCAAGAAAACCAATCACACATTGTCTCTATAGATGGTAACCTACTAACAGGTGCACTGCACTATTCATTTCACATACCTAAGAACATAACTTGGATGACctgtgttttacatttactCAAGACAATATCTGTCCGCAGTCTTAAAAGATTTAAAAGTCAAATTCAATTCAGTCTATTGGTATAATACAACTCATTTAACTTATTTAGAAAGTGTATATTCAGAATTACTGACTACAAGGCATGAACACGTCCCTACTAATCGTTTATCAGGAAACAATGATGGTGACATCATAATTGCTGACAAAAGTTCCACTGTGAGTCTTGCTGATGGCATCATATTGCAGATCAGTGAAGATTGTCATTGTCATGTCATCCACCTAAAAATACAGAGCACTGAATTTAAGTGGCACATATGAGACCGTTACTAAAATGAGCCTCAAGCAAAACATGTTTCAGTCTTTTTGGTCATCTCATATTCTCAGACTATTTACATGACTCAAGAACGTGCCAACTATTGCTTGGAGCTAAcagtcacataaacacactcagTCCTGCGCTGATACAAATATGTTTTTTCTCTAACCGCTGTTTGCACCATTGTATGGTTGGACTTGGACACAACATCAGGGATGCAACAATGAAACTTTTAAACCTGACACAAAACCTTAGGTGGTGATTTTAGCGGTCCTTACTACATGCATGTTTATTAGCAAGAATAAAATACACTGCTGTGTTCCGCTACTGGTAATCTGCTCATTTTAGCCTCCTGAATGATAAATGCTGCTGAACATCTGCTCTTCTGTCCCATGTGCTGGTGTCAGCCATGGCTATAAAAGGACATAAACATCTCCTGTTGCCCTGCCCCGCACCTTCCCCACTCTCTCTTGCTTCATGCTAATCGCTAGCACTGCTCTCTAGGCCACACGACATATTGCACATACACAATGATCTGAAAAGCGACAGAACACTGCCTTAGCCCAACACACCACTAGAGGGTAAACATCATACTGTCATGGCAGCCAAGACTCATCTCATAATTCTGtacaacagaagaagaaaaacaagtgcAAAAGTAATTGCATAACAAGCATATCACTGAGCAACACAAACTGCACAGTAGGGTGTGCTAGTTCTGTCAGGAGCAACTGGTTTCATCAGTCTCTACGGTTTCCCTTTACAGTGAATcgaaaacaaaaatgaacacATGCCATCAATGCAATGAAGTGTAACATCTGTGTATTACAATGTTATCGGAGTGCACGAAAACGAAAGCCAGTCTACATTAACAGGCCTGTCCACTTTCTCACCACAATGTACATTCATGCAAACACCTGCCTGTCCTTGCTGGAAAGCTCGGAGTCTCTTCTTGAAACGGGAGGGCAAAACAAAGTCACAGCCCCGTGCCAACTGAGCCAACTCCTTCCTTAGGTCAGGGTCCTGGCGCAGAGACAGctccctcatcctcatcctcgcaCCCAGCACGATGGggaacacataaacaaacaccacTCAGTCCAGTGGGATATTCTTGACTGAACAAATCACTCGCTTGTGGTGAGCATTGTAGGCAGAGGGCAGTGGCAGCAGTAGAGGTCCTCTGTGTCCCTGTGATTGTCCTCTGTCAGAGTGGAGGTTCTTAATGCAAAGGAGCAGCTGCTACTGTGACTCTCTCTCCCATTCCAGATCTGGTCGCACAATctcagcgctgcctgctgctctgtcccACTCTctacgcaacacacacacacacagacacacacacactgcacagggTCAAAGAGCCCTTGCCTCAAAGCTGCTGGGGAGATAAAGAGTGACAGGGCGTATGTGTGTGGgagtcacttactgtatgtgtgggatGGGAGGGGTGTTTGAAAAGGATCTGCCCTTTCCAGTTTGCATTCCTCAGTGCTCATAGAAGGTTATGTAAAATATCAGACCTGTTGTTGCAGCATACAGAGAGTCAGAGGCCACGTGAAGGATGCACCTTAATATCATAACGACACACTGCTCATGGTCACTAGCTTCACTTCTGAAAAGCttgcacaacaacaaaacagcgTTCCTTTGCTCGTGCCATGAACCATTAAAATGCCCTAGAACTGATGGAATCCAATTACTTCTAAAATGTGGTGCTATAAGTCCCTGCAGGTATAAACCACTGAACAGACTAAGTAATCTGGGTAAGTCGTGATGGGAACATATAGAAAACAACCGAACGGCCTATGCAACAATAGACAACTCATTAAATGCTTCACAGAAAACTAGGTACAACTAGTCAACTATTCTGCATGCCATGTTTTGgaggtgtttgtttttccttccttttgcaAGCCTAGGATGCCAGCCATTGCACATCTTATTATAGTTGATGGGCGACAGAGCTAGGGTGGTGGGGGGACATGTCAAATTCAAAGAATGATGACCAGTCTGCAGCTATTAAAAGCAACAGCGAGCACTGTTTGGACAATCTGAGAAACTGGATCTGGAGAAACACGGGTGTAACTTTAGTCCTCAAGCAAACATCCGCTTCCGGTTGCTGCTGTCCTGGAGTGATGGCAATTACATCAATTCTTAAAAAATATGCTGATCCAAGCTCTGGGATTGTCACAACACTGACTATGTACAGGGAAAGCCCAA
This genomic interval from Betta splendens chromosome 21, fBetSpl5.4, whole genome shotgun sequence contains the following:
- the ppp2r3b gene encoding serine/threonine-protein phosphatase 2A regulatory subunit B'' subunit beta isoform X2; the protein is MPSPEVIQPVLKMKVDELFINWLSDPATQSVLKDYLDLIKSGQHIDLSRNSHEKRSLSFNENNNVASQKNLAEKKPSALATPSSPPSASTLPSGSGINSRVTGPNGRVLRRSVSTKKAQVRTEEPVTTALSESIPKFYFPQGRPQANLNIDGLISKIEKIFSQFPNERATIEDMGQVAKACECPLYWKVPLFNSAGGDRTGFVSVHKFVAMWRKTLQTCHDDSSKFVHLLAKPGCNYLEQDDFIPFLQDVVNSHAGLAFLKEAPDFHSRYITTVIQRIFYNVNRSWTGKITCSELRKSNFLQNVALLEQENDVNQLTEFFSYEHFYVIYCKFWELDTDHDLYIDQKDLTRHNDQAISQKMIERIFSGTVTRDRRVYKEGRLSYADFVWFLISEEDKKTDTSIEYWFRCMDLDGDGVLSMYELEFFYEEQCQKLEAMAIEPLSFEDCLCQMLDLVKPEVEGKITLRDLKKCKLSHIFFDTFFNIEKYLDHEQKDPFSLELETYGQEVSDWEKYAAEEYDILVAEEVANNQCNDVYDNPLSPIGQHISTELGLTKRHFFEIPSPHCNLDLDEYEYADDFE
- the ppp2r3b gene encoding serine/threonine-protein phosphatase 2A regulatory subunit B'' subunit beta isoform X1 — translated: MPSPEVIQPVLKMKVDELFINWLSDPATQSVLKDYLDLIKSGQHIDLSRNSHEKRSLSFNENNNVASQKNLAEKKPSALATPSSPPSASTLPSGSGINSRVTGPNGRVLRRSVSTKKAQVRTEEPVTTALSESIPKFYFPQGRPQANLNIDGLISKIEKIFSQFPNERATIEDMGQVAKACECPLYWKVPLFNSAGGDRTGFVSVHKFVAMWRKTLQTCHDDSSKFVHLLAKPGCNYLEQDDFIPFLQDVVNSHAGLAFLKEAPDFHSRYITTVIQRIFYNVNRSWTGKITCSELRKSNFLQNVALLEQENDVNQLTEFFSYEHFYVIYCKFWELDTDHDLYIDQKDLTRHNDQAISQKMIERIFSGTVTRDRRVYKEGRLSYADFVWFLISEEDKKTDTSIEYWFRCMDLDGDGVLSMYELEFFYEEQCQKLEAMAIEPLSFEDCLCQMLDLVKPEVEGKITLRDLKKCKLSHIFFDTFFNIEKYLDHEQKDPFSLVRELETYGQEVSDWEKYAAEEYDILVAEEVANNQCNDVYDNPLSPIGQHISTELGLTKRHFFEIPSPHCNLDLDEYEYADDFE
- the ppp2r3b gene encoding serine/threonine-protein phosphatase 2A regulatory subunit B'' subunit beta isoform X5, which gives rise to MRMRELSLRQDPDLRKELAQLARGCDFVLPSRFKKRLRAFQQGQAQVRTEEPVTTALSESIPKFYFPQGRPQANLNIDGLISKIEKIFSQFPNERATIEDMGQVAKACECPLYWKVPLFNSAGGDRTGFVSVHKFVAMWRKTLQTCHDDSSKFVHLLAKPGCNYLEQDDFIPFLQDVVNSHAGLAFLKEAPDFHSRYITTVIQRIFYNVNRSWTGKITCSELRKSNFLQNVALLEQENDVNQLTEFFSYEHFYVIYCKFWELDTDHDLYIDQKDLTRHNDQAISQKMIERIFSGTVTRDRRVYKEGRLSYADFVWFLISEEDKKTDTSIEYWFRCMDLDGDGVLSMYELEFFYEEQCQKLEAMAIEPLSFEDCLCQMLDLVKPEVEGKITLRDLKKCKLSHIFFDTFFNIEKYLDHEQKDPFSLVRELETYGQEVSDWEKYAAEEYDILVAEEVANNQCNDVYDNPLSPIGQHISTELGLTKRHFFEIPSPHCNLDLDEYEYADDFE
- the ppp2r3b gene encoding serine/threonine-protein phosphatase 2A regulatory subunit B'' subunit beta isoform X3, translated to MPSPEVIQPVLKMKVDELFINWLSDPATQSVLKDYLDLIKSGQHIDLSRNSHEKRSLSFNENNNVASQKNLAEKKPSALATPSSPPSASTLPSGSGINSRVTGPNGRVLRRSVSTKKAQVRTEEPVTTALSESIPKFYFPQGRPQANLNIDGLISKIEKIFSQFPNERATIEDMGQVAKACECPLYWKVPLFNSAGGDRTGFVSVHKFVAMWRKTLQTCHDDSSKFVHLLAKPGCNYLEQDDFIPFLQDVVNSHAGLAFLKEAPDFHSRYITTVIQRIFYNVNRSWTGKITCSELRKSNFLQNVALLEQENDVNQLTEFFSYEHFYVIYCKFWELDTDHDLYIDQKDLTRHNDQAISQKMIERIFSGTVTRDRRVYKEGRLSYADFVWFLISEEDKKTDTSIEYWFRCMDLDGDGVLSMYELEFFYEEQCQKLEAMAIEPLSFEDCLCQMLDLVKPEVEGKITLRDLKKCKLSHIFFDTFFNIEKYLDHEQKDPFSLVRELETYGQEVSDWEKYAAEEYDILVAEEVANNQCNDVSSTDC